GCTCTCGTGGGGACTCAGAAGGATTTGAGACAAtgcgctccccctccctcttcacaCCTATAATTGATTTCTGTCTGCTAGGGTGCAGGGCATAGCATCTAGAGGGGATTAATAACCGAGAGCTCCGTGACGCTTTGGCTGACTGGTTGGACAGGTagatgggagggtgggtggatgggtaacTGGAGGAAGATGGGGGTTAATGGATATTTAATCAGCCAGATGCATGGATGCATGAATGGTTAGGGTCTTTTCCTTCAAGCAGCAGAGCCAAACCTTCCAGTCATGGCAGCTGTTGAGAACTTGAGAACTCCCTCTGTactccccacccctgctgggAAACTTGGGATGCCAGGACCTTTGGGATCAGTGGAGGGGGGAAAGGGTTGTGAGGCTCCCAATCCAGAGCGGAGAGGCTGTCACAACTCCCTCGCCACCCTTTCCTTGCATGGCCTGCGCAGGCCTGGTTCTGTGGTTAGCTCAGGGGTGCAGGAAAAAGACCACCTTCTTCCCAGCCCGATGCTCATGCTGCCTTTCTAGCCTCTCTCTGACCCCGAGGCACAGACTTGCCTCTCTCTGCTGGACCGGCTCTTGGAGGCCACCATCTGGAGGCCGTCCAGCTTCTGCAGGGTACCTCCCTAGCACAAGGAGGTCACTCCACACGGAGAAACCCTCTGGAACGCTCCAAGTGTCCTAGAACTTTTCTTGTCCAGAGCTGAGACACCTTCTCTGCCACTCTCCTGGTCTCAGTGCTCGGGACCTCGAAGCCCATTggggctgcaggggtgggggagggctccTCCATGTCAACCCCTGTCTCTCCTGGCAGCTCCTTCTTCCTCCCTGCGGCCCCTCTTCCATCTCTGACCACTGACTCCCAGCTCAGTTTACCGGGCCTGAGAAGCGTGAGCCCAGGATGGCCTCGATGGGGCTGGCGCTTGCTCAGATGGACGGAGAGAGGGGAGGGCTGGTCTGGAAGGCCAGGCTCTGTCTGGACGGGTGGGTCCTCCCCCATGAGCACCGAGACCCTCCGCACTTATTTGTGAACTCACTAGCAAGTATTTATGGAGTGGTGGTCATGTGCCGGGCTGTATATTGGGTACCAGAGAGGCAGCAGGAACGGAAGCAGGTATGAGCTTCATCTTCCAGAAAGACCGACAAACGAAAACTGCCACTCCGTGTGATGGATGGCGGGCAGAGAGAGAGTCAGGGCGTCCTGGGAGGCTACCTAAGCCGGCCTGGCATAGAAGAGCGAGAGGGCTGCTCCAGACAGACAGTGTCATGGGTGGCTGAGTATTTTCCCATCAGGCAGTGGAGCTGGGCCCCCTGTCTAGCCGGTTCCTACAGCTCCCTTTCCCCAAGTGACACCTGAGACTCCTGGAGGCTTGAGCGTCTGCCTGGAGAGCAAAGACTGATGAGAGACGTGGGCCACTCGGAACTGACAGGGTTGCTGAACCCCGGAGGGTGATGGGGTCATGGAGAGAGACGAGACAGTGCCTCCATGGCAGGGGGCTGGTCCTGAGAACCCCAGGCTGCAGAGTGGGAAATCCATCTATCGTTCCATCTTCCCTTCCTGGACAGAAACCAGACAGACAGCAGACCAGTCTAGGGGCCAGTTGGACTTTATTGGAAGCATTGTTGTCAGGGGTGAAGCTTCTGCTCCAgccacacacagccacacacacacttgcattggCACTTTCAGGTCCCGCCACGTCTGGGACAGAGGAGCCAGAGGCCTCACCAGTCCCTCTGGTGCTGGCTTCCCCAGGATGGTGGCGTTTCGCATCTCCCCTCAGGCGCAGGGCTCCTTCTAGCTGCTGAGGTGTTTGTtctgtggggagagagagaggcaggctcaGGGGCTGAAGTCTTGGGCGAGGATTTagaggtggttctcaaccttcccagtaccgtgaccctttaatatagttccccatgttgtagtgacccgtATTGGGTgtctgggcagacccgcctggagacgataGCGGAGTGGTGCCTTGTTTCTAAAATCATCGGAAAGagggtcttaggtgacccttgtgaaagggtcgtttgatccccaaagggtttttgaccccccaggttgagaaccgctgccttggaggaggcaggcctggggagggagggaagtcaGGTTTACCTTGGCAGAGAGCCTCTGTAGTCTCCGGATGATGCGCTTCACCCAGTTCTTGTCTAGGGGTGCGCAGAGCTGGTGACCCCTCAACGTGGTTAATCTGGaatcagagggcagagagaacggAGCCCTGGAACCAGCTTCTTGGAAGGCCCTGGTGTGAGGGCCAGAGACTGGACTTGGCAGGGAGAAGAGAGACAAGGACATCGCAGGATCCCCAGGGGTGGAGAGAGGAGAAGCGTCCAGACCCCCATCCCTGACTCACACCACGGCAGACACCCTGCAGCCATCCTTGGGGAGGAGGTAGCGGAAGCCTCGCACGAGGTTCCCCGGGATGGGCCGCTGAGTCAGAGACAGGCAGCAGTCTTCAGCGTCGTTGGCACCACCCAGAGCTGGAGGGTGGCAATGGGGGAAAAGGTGGCGTCAGAACACAGGACCCTGAGGAGGGGAGGCCACCTCCCTAACTGGGACTAAGGACACCTGTGTGGGTGTGTAAGTTTGTGCACCTGATACCCAGCCATAGTGCACCAACATGGTCCTACTGGTGGCTAAATGATTGAACTAGGTCTATGCTGATTGCTAAATAACCCCTATCCTGAGCCTTCCTGCTGCTGTGAGCGCTCTGTCCGGGACCTTTTCCACGTCTCATGATCCAGCAGATGAAGAGGCAGCGCTGGCCGCTGAACCTCCAGGACTTGGTGTTGCTACAAGGCTGGTCTTGGGCCCCTGTGAAGTGCTGCTATTGTGACCATCACTCCTGCCTTAGCGTCTTCATCCTCCCtgctgtaagcaattggacactgCTCTCTCCTGCCAGGACACAGCCTGCAGGGAGAGGGGCAGCCAGAGGCCCCGGGGCACACTCAGAGACAGACACGCATCAGCACTCTGGAGCCCAGGTGCCCCCTCACGGCACAGGCACGTACACGGGGCCCAGGGTCCCTGAGTTCACCCAACCAGGTGGACCTTGATTCCGACCTGGCCTTGCAGTCACACTCACACGTCGTCGTGTCATGCCCCAAGCCCCCCACCCTTACCCTCCCCTCAGCCTTACCTGGGGGAGTCCAGAGAGCCAACAGGCTGAGAGCCAGCAGGAGGGCTGTGCGGGGGGCCATGGAGGTGGACGGAGGCAGCGTGATAGCAGGCACGTGAGTGGGAGTCTGTTCCTCGTGTGTGCAGGAGCCTGTGTGAGGCGGAGGCTTGGGCGCAAGGGAGAAGAGGGTGGTGGGAAGCACACAGGGGTCCTTGGGGGACGCGAGAGGGTCTGGAGAGCCTCTGCGGCTGTGGTGGAGGCTACCTCTTACTTATAGGTCCAGAAACTTTCACTTTCCCTCCTCAGAAATCCCCCTCCGCGTCCTCTCCTCTCCGGGCTTCCTCTCTGCCCGCCTCTATCTGCCAGAATCTAACCCTgtccgccctccctccccccacccccccagactTCCTTGGCTTCAGCTCTGTGAACCAAAGCAGCCTGCACTGCGCTCTGGCCTTGACAGGACTGTGGACTCTGGAGGGAGGGCCTCCCCTAGCTTCTCCATGGAATTTGCATTATTAAACGCAGGTGTGGGGTTCAGAAGTgacagagtgtgcgtgtgtgcgtggggggggggcgggaggtgaGGATGGGGGAGGCAGAGTGAGGCGTTGTGCCCCTCTCACCTAGTTTGTCCCACCTCCTGCCTCTCTCTGGTGGTTCTAACCCCACTggcggggtgggaatgggggcaaTTTTTGTTGTCTTAGGAGCCACTGCCAGACCTGGGGCTGCCTGCCCAGGTCATCGGGACGCCTGCCCGTCCACCATCTGGGAACCAGTCCCTCCACGGACACCCGCAGAGCTGACAGGGAACGTTTCTTGGGAGGCGGCCCAGCATTTTGACCCCACATCTCAGCACGCTGAGACTCCACAAGCACTGCCCCCTCCCCTTGATTGACCATTTATTTCCAATAAACGGAATTGGACATTGATGTCCAAGACCTGGGTTAGAGGAACAGCTGGAGGGGGCCTGGCCTGGGATAGTCTTCGTCCTTCCCCTCCTCTGGAGCCTGGGAACCTGCAGGGGATTTCTAAGGAGAAAGGCTGGCCAGTTCACATCCACACAAATCCCCGCGTTTCAAGGAATTGACAGGGGAGAACAAGCGATTTCCCCATCCCTGTGGGAAAGGCTAGAGAAAGGCCAGGGAAAAAGGTCTCAAGGGAGAGATTAATATATGGGACATCCATTCACTCAGCACCCTCCATTCTCAGACTGATTTATCATTCTCTGTATCCATTAATAATATTAACAGCATTTCTGATCGCTGTGTCTAAGGTACTATTACCATGATTATCTTGCTtcatttccacccccctcccccaactatggCACAGTCTTATTATCATCAGCTGACATCTCTATTACCCATGAGAACAATGAAGCTCAGAGCCCAGGTCACACGCGACTAGGAAGTGCcggagcctggtctgcacccactcGGCTCTGAGGTGTCTGTGGGTGAGATCACTACCccacactgcctgcctgccacctgcCCATGGAGCCCAGTGCAGTGCAGAGGGCACGCTGCAGATTGGTGTGCCTCCGTTGGGACCCACATCCCGTCACTTGCTAGCCGTGCAATCAGG
This window of the Tenrec ecaudatus isolate mTenEca1 chromosome 10, mTenEca1.hap1, whole genome shotgun sequence genome carries:
- the CCL19 gene encoding C-C motif chemokine 19, with the protein product MAPRTALLLALSLLALWTPPALGGANDAEDCCLSLTQRPIPGNLVRGFRYLLPKDGCRVSAVVLTTLRGHQLCAPLDKNWVKRIIRRLQRLSAKNKHLSS